One part of the Glycine max cultivar Williams 82 chromosome 14, Glycine_max_v4.0, whole genome shotgun sequence genome encodes these proteins:
- the LOC100818460 gene encoding esterase, whose protein sequence is MRSTLLLAYTHTYIYEDTQTKVPLSLSRIMSPMEFHSIAKFHNIPLVSSSLVILCIATTILNNPAMATKQYYCDFPAIFNFGASNADTGGLAASFFVAAPKSPNGETYFHRPAGRFSDGRLIIDFLAQSFGLPYLSPYLDSLGTNFSRGASFATAGSTIIPQQSFRSSPFSLGVQYSQFQRFKPTTQFIREQGGVFATLMPKEEYFHEALYTFDIGQNDLTAGFFGNMTLQQFNATIPDIIKSFTSNIKNIYNMGARSFWIHNTGPIGCLPLILANFPSAERDSYDCAKAYNEVAQSFNHNLKEALAQLRTELPLAAITYVDIYSAKYLLFKNPKKYGFELPHVACCGYGGTYNFSQSVGCGGTIQVNGTNIVVGSCERPSVRVVWDGTHYTEAANKVVFDLISSGAFTDPPIPLKRACKRNFT, encoded by the exons ATGAGGTCAACGCTTTTGTtagcatacacacacacatatatatatgaagacaCACAAACCAAAGTACCTTTGTCCCTCTCCAGAATAATGTCTCCAATGGAGTTTCATAGCATTGCCAAGTTTCACAATATCCCACTTGTGTCTTCTTCTCTTGTGATTTTATGTATTGCTACCACTATACTGAATAACCCTGCAATGGCCACAAAGCAATATTATTGTGATTTCCCTGCCATCTTTAACTTTGGTGCCTCAAACGCTGACACTGGTGGCTTGGCTGCTTCATTTTTTGTTGCTGCACCAAAATCACCAAATGGAGAAACCTATTTTCATAGACCTGCTGGAAGGTTCTCTGATGGTCGACTCATTATTGATTTCTTag CACAGAGTTTTGGACTCCCTTATCTGAGTCCATATCTTGATTCGCTGGGGACCAACTTCTCCCGTGGCGCAAGCTTTGCAACAGCAGGATCCACAATCATACCCCAACAAAGTTTTAGATCCAGTCCTTTCTCCCTTGGAGTTCAGTACTCGCAATTCCAACGTTTTAAACCCACTACACAGTTCATTAGAGAGCAAg GTGGGGTATTTGCAACACTGATGCCAAAAGAAGAGTATTTTCATGAAGCTTTATACACATTTGATATAGGCCAAAATGATCTTACAGCTGGCTTTTTTGGTAACATGACCCTACAGCAATTTAATGCTACTATACCTGATATAATCAAAAGTTTCACATCAAATATAAAG AACATATACAACATGGGGGCCAGATCATTTTGGATACACAACACAGGACCCATTGGTTGCCTCCCTTTAATTTTGGCCAATTTTCCATCTGCTGAAAGGGATAGCTATGATTGCGCAAAGGCATATAATGAGGTGGCTCAGTCTTTTAACCACAATTTGAAGGAAGCCTTAGCTCAACTTCGTACGGAGCTTCCTTTGGCTGCAATTACATATGTAGATATCTACTCTGCTAAGTACTTGCTATTCAAAAACCCAAAGAAATATG GCTTTGAACTCCCGCATGTTGCTTGTTGTGGCTATGGAGGGACGTACAACTTCAGCCAGAGTGTTGGATGTGGAGGAACCATACAGGTCAATGGCACAAATATTGTTGTGGGTTCATGCGAAAGACCATCTGTTAGAGTGGTATGGGATGGAACCCACTACACTGAAGCAGCTAACAAGGTTGTCTTTGATTTAATCTCTTCTGGGGCTTTCACAGATCCGCCCATTCCCTTGAAAAGGGCATGTAAGAGAAATTTCACATAA